A window of the Bdellovibrio sp. ZAP7 genome harbors these coding sequences:
- a CDS encoding transposase, producing MVLHSDQAKGAWSFRHHKNWKRISEILSVQARRYGVQLREVVNGGDHLQLVLKIKNRELFNSFIRSISGIIAMRVTGAAKTRALKEKFWDFRPWSRVVALIRKYSVQADQTVQKYLVEAKIFNFKEAPA from the coding sequence GTGGTGTTGCATTCCGATCAGGCCAAGGGTGCGTGGTCATTTCGTCATCATAAAAATTGGAAGCGCATTTCCGAGATTCTGTCTGTGCAGGCGCGACGCTATGGTGTTCAGTTGCGCGAAGTTGTGAACGGTGGGGATCATCTTCAGCTCGTTTTAAAAATTAAAAACCGCGAACTTTTTAATTCTTTTATCCGATCCATCAGTGGGATCATTGCGATGAGGGTAACAGGGGCGGCAAAAACTCGGGCCTTGAAGGAAAAGTTTTGGGATTTTCGACCGTGGAGCCGAGTTGTTGCTCTAATCCGTAAATATTCGGTGCAAGCAGATCAGACTGTGCAGAAATACTTGGTCGAGGCCAAAATTTTCAATTTTAAAGAGGCACCAGCCTGA
- a CDS encoding nucleoside triphosphate pyrophosphatase, whose translation MKTLILASESPRRKQLLQQAGFSFDVVSVKVSEIPDKNLNATEQILDIARRKARAAFTHLKSSKLQEFTLISADTEVIFDGQLQGKPADKDDAFQMLRRLSGKPHDVQTGVCIIDSATGKELSQIETTKVFFKNLTDQEIWTYIESGEPMDKAGAYGIQGLGGKFVEKYEGPFDNVVGLPVELVKSMLAKI comes from the coding sequence ATGAAAACATTGATCCTGGCTTCAGAGTCTCCACGCCGTAAACAACTGCTTCAACAAGCCGGTTTTTCATTCGACGTGGTATCAGTAAAAGTATCGGAAATTCCTGACAAAAACCTGAATGCAACGGAGCAGATTTTAGACATCGCCAGACGTAAAGCCAGAGCGGCGTTTACTCACCTAAAGTCCAGTAAATTACAGGAGTTTACTCTTATTTCCGCCGACACGGAGGTGATTTTCGACGGTCAGCTACAAGGAAAGCCCGCTGACAAGGACGACGCCTTCCAAATGTTAAGACGTTTGTCCGGGAAACCTCATGATGTACAGACCGGAGTCTGCATCATCGACTCTGCGACTGGTAAAGAGCTGTCTCAGATTGAAACGACAAAAGTTTTTTTCAAGAATCTGACGGATCAAGAAATCTGGACCTATATTGAATCGGGAGAACCGATGGACAAAGCCGGAGCCTATGGAATTCAAGGCTTGGGTGGGAAGTTTGTCGAAAAATACGAAGGCCCATTCGATAACGTCGTGGGCCTTCCGGTTGAACTCGTTAAATCTATGCTCGCGAAAATTTAG
- a CDS encoding type II secretion system F family protein → MGSAELMLILGLLLAGVAVFLFVNSIFASNNDKQQLSWANNDEPVKSKNPIINFSRPLVHQFTLQHALRIRSESYRKKVRKFIMTSGLSQELNEDEFIGLQLLWGVMFPIFLLIMNFSLQLELPLAGCIGVGLIGFYLPQIHAKGEKKKRELSVRGDLPFFIDLLALSVEAGLDFFSAIQKIVDKAQGTKSVLADEFNIVLKDIKIGSSKSQALKEMGERLDMNEITSFVAVLIDAEATGASISQVLKDQSVQMRLERFVRAEKAGAQASQAILIPLMLFILPAVFIMVFGPVAISFMYGPK, encoded by the coding sequence ATGGGAAGTGCAGAGTTAATGCTGATTTTGGGTCTGCTCCTAGCGGGAGTAGCGGTCTTCCTATTCGTAAATTCGATCTTTGCAAGCAACAACGATAAGCAACAATTATCCTGGGCTAACAATGACGAGCCCGTTAAATCCAAAAATCCAATTATCAACTTTTCTCGTCCGTTGGTGCATCAATTCACTTTGCAACATGCGCTTAGAATTCGCAGTGAATCTTATCGCAAAAAAGTGCGCAAGTTCATTATGACTTCGGGTCTGTCACAGGAATTGAACGAAGATGAATTTATCGGTTTGCAGCTCCTGTGGGGCGTGATGTTCCCGATCTTTTTGTTGATCATGAACTTCTCCCTGCAGTTGGAACTACCACTTGCAGGTTGTATCGGGGTGGGTTTGATAGGTTTTTATCTGCCACAAATCCACGCCAAAGGTGAGAAAAAGAAACGTGAGCTTTCGGTTCGGGGTGATTTGCCATTCTTTATCGATCTGTTGGCTTTGTCTGTGGAAGCGGGTTTGGACTTTTTCTCGGCGATCCAAAAAATCGTGGATAAGGCTCAAGGTACTAAGAGTGTCCTGGCTGATGAGTTCAACATTGTTCTGAAAGATATCAAAATCGGTTCTTCCAAATCCCAAGCCCTGAAAGAAATGGGCGAGCGCTTGGATATGAACGAGATTACCAGTTTCGTAGCGGTCCTGATTGATGCCGAAGCGACCGGGGCAAGTATTTCCCAGGTTTTGAAAGATCAATCTGTGCAAATGCGTTTGGAGCGTTTCGTGCGTGCGGAAAAAGCCGGTGCACAAGCGTCTCAGGCAATTTTGATTCCGTTGATGTTATTTATTTTACCAGCCGTGTTCATTATGGTTTTTGGGCCGGTAGCGATTTCATTTATGTATGGACCTAAATAA
- a CDS encoding DUF192 domain-containing protein produces the protein MMKKLENSTTKTTLIPNLEVADDMRTRGVGLLGRSSLAEDQALWILRCNSIHTFFMKFAIDCVFVDKNLKVKAVYKDVKPWRLLLPVWGARSVFEMASGVSSKLNIRVGDQLNVGA, from the coding sequence ATGATGAAGAAGCTTGAGAACTCGACAACTAAAACCACTTTGATCCCGAATCTCGAGGTCGCAGATGATATGCGCACTCGTGGCGTGGGTCTTTTGGGTCGCAGTTCACTGGCGGAAGATCAGGCTTTGTGGATTCTAAGATGCAATAGCATCCATACGTTTTTCATGAAGTTCGCAATTGATTGTGTATTTGTAGATAAGAATTTGAAAGTGAAAGCTGTCTATAAAGATGTGAAACCCTGGAGGCTCTTGCTTCCGGTATGGGGTGCCAGATCTGTATTTGAGATGGCTTCAGGTGTAAGCAGCAAGTTGAACATCAGAGTGGGAGATCAGCTGAATGTGGGCGCTTAG
- a CDS encoding FHA domain-containing protein, producing MWALRILSGPQAGGILELKMGRNLVGRSPHCDIKITSPGVSKEHSEIVVYSDKIVVTDLKSSNGTYLNGVRMQTGLMRLGDKLGIHDVLVDIIPAPEKRAQAPVMQQPGYGIPQGMPMPQGMPQPMGMPQPMGAGPVGPAPEAAPAYSPGGLKAVWERFLEYLDRVALPGVYKIPTYLEFRMVLLGFVVLFIFVTTLLAMIPMVQITRASIITESKRRAASIARTLATINQSALLQNSYSSLTTNQAEAEDGVKQVLIVQQSDGMILAPATRAGTTPDLPFVHQARREMRPESVEVDSTTIGASFPIGLFDPNTGEQSVKAHAIVLYDIGSMAFDDGRAISLFMQTLVIATLVGLILYFFMYKLVEYPLVTLNQQLDTAMREKTDNTSVDFMFPPLQALIGNINSLLTRYIHGEGAGAEGGMGSFVNKDGEAENLVQLIGFPSIAISKDGRIMAGSSSFGQVARTEVAQLIGQQYQAIPDVALQQNIDSLMQKTRENARVIHTDQLEFNGHPCVLSCQGMSSQPNDIDYFVITISPAEGGS from the coding sequence ATGTGGGCGCTTAGAATCTTGTCCGGCCCTCAAGCCGGCGGCATTTTAGAGCTAAAAATGGGGAGAAACCTAGTCGGTCGCTCTCCGCATTGTGATATTAAAATCACAAGCCCGGGCGTGTCCAAAGAACACAGCGAGATCGTAGTTTACAGTGATAAAATTGTCGTAACTGATTTGAAGTCCAGCAACGGAACATATTTAAACGGTGTGCGCATGCAGACTGGGTTGATGCGTTTGGGTGATAAGCTGGGCATTCATGATGTCCTGGTGGATATTATTCCAGCTCCAGAAAAAAGAGCGCAAGCTCCAGTGATGCAGCAACCGGGTTACGGTATTCCGCAAGGAATGCCAATGCCACAAGGAATGCCGCAGCCGATGGGCATGCCTCAGCCCATGGGTGCTGGTCCTGTGGGTCCTGCTCCAGAAGCAGCGCCGGCTTACAGTCCCGGTGGTTTGAAAGCAGTTTGGGAAAGATTCCTGGAATATTTAGATCGCGTGGCTTTGCCTGGCGTTTATAAAATTCCAACATATCTGGAATTCCGCATGGTTCTTTTGGGCTTTGTGGTGCTGTTTATTTTTGTCACGACGTTGCTCGCGATGATTCCAATGGTGCAAATCACTCGTGCCAGTATCATCACGGAAAGTAAACGTCGTGCAGCGTCGATTGCCAGAACTTTGGCGACGATCAATCAATCTGCTCTTTTGCAGAACAGTTATTCTTCTTTGACAACAAATCAGGCGGAAGCTGAAGACGGTGTTAAGCAAGTTCTGATTGTGCAACAGTCAGATGGTATGATCCTCGCTCCAGCCACTCGTGCGGGAACAACCCCAGATTTGCCATTCGTACACCAGGCCCGTCGTGAAATGCGCCCGGAATCCGTCGAAGTCGACTCGACCACGATCGGTGCAAGTTTCCCTATCGGTCTATTTGATCCAAATACCGGAGAACAATCGGTAAAAGCTCACGCGATTGTCCTTTATGATATTGGCAGCATGGCTTTTGATGATGGTCGCGCGATCAGTTTGTTCATGCAGACGCTGGTGATTGCAACATTGGTGGGTTTAATCTTGTACTTCTTTATGTACAAACTGGTTGAGTATCCTCTGGTGACATTGAATCAACAGCTCGATACCGCTATGAGAGAGAAAACAGATAATACCAGCGTGGACTTTATGTTCCCGCCACTTCAAGCATTGATTGGAAATATCAATAGTCTGCTTACACGCTATATTCACGGTGAAGGTGCAGGTGCTGAAGGTGGAATGGGTAGTTTCGTCAATAAAGATGGCGAAGCTGAAAATCTGGTTCAATTGATCGGATTCCCTTCGATTGCGATTTCTAAAGACGGTCGCATTATGGCGGGAAGCTCTTCATTCGGACAAGTGGCCCGCACGGAGGTTGCGCAACTGATCGGACAGCAATACCAAGCGATTCCGGATGTGGCTCTTCAGCAAAATATAGATAGCCTTATGCAAAAGACCCGCGAAAATGCCCGCGTGATTCATACGGATCAGCTGGAGTTCAACGGTCACCCATGTGTTTTAAGTTGTCAGGGAATGTCTTCACAGCCAAATGATATCGATTACTTTGTAATTACGATCTCTCCGGCTGAGGGAGGATCCTAA
- a CDS encoding FHA domain-containing protein translates to MGAAPKVKDALKFDIEVVKGPHTGLRLSFANGTATVGRGPENDIVLANDPRISRQHAEIRQRGNEFLIVNLSQKNFVMLNGESIQSEILHKGSVIQIGDSEIRFTPETVAAEPVMPVMPAAPPVPTPSASVLKPVAPTGLPQMPAAGMPSMPPGGVRPQMPMGHPQGVGYQQQAPRPAARPASNGGLLSNPKARFYGIIVILGLIGWYLMTPTKKGKDQNAFRTSAISMQDVAEAEKRTQELMNIKKEKYDSVQYKRAQENFIRGFRDFQQGQYARAREAFQVVLNLDPENELAKRYYHLSKIKFDELVKFNLIQGSRYREKKNWRMCQSNYSNVITMLQNRRDDPSYKEAKQFYEECTLNLEGGRL, encoded by the coding sequence ATGGGAGCAGCTCCTAAGGTGAAAGATGCATTGAAGTTTGATATTGAAGTGGTGAAGGGTCCGCACACGGGGCTTCGTCTTTCATTTGCAAATGGCACTGCCACTGTGGGGCGTGGTCCAGAGAATGATATCGTTTTGGCGAATGATCCACGTATCAGCCGTCAGCACGCTGAAATCCGTCAGCGTGGAAATGAATTCCTGATCGTCAATTTAAGTCAGAAAAACTTCGTCATGCTCAATGGCGAAAGTATTCAGTCCGAGATTTTACATAAAGGCTCGGTGATTCAAATTGGTGATTCTGAAATTCGCTTTACACCAGAAACAGTTGCTGCAGAGCCCGTCATGCCGGTTATGCCAGCAGCTCCGCCAGTGCCAACTCCGTCAGCGTCGGTATTAAAACCGGTTGCACCGACAGGTTTGCCACAAATGCCAGCGGCGGGAATGCCAAGCATGCCACCAGGTGGTGTAAGACCGCAAATGCCGATGGGTCATCCGCAGGGAGTGGGTTATCAGCAGCAAGCGCCTCGTCCAGCAGCACGCCCTGCCAGCAATGGCGGTCTGCTGTCGAATCCGAAGGCGCGTTTTTACGGCATCATCGTGATTTTGGGTTTGATCGGTTGGTATCTGATGACGCCAACTAAGAAAGGCAAAGATCAAAATGCCTTCCGTACGTCTGCGATCAGTATGCAAGATGTAGCAGAGGCGGAAAAGCGCACTCAGGAATTGATGAATATTAAAAAGGAAAAGTACGACTCCGTTCAATACAAGCGAGCGCAGGAAAACTTTATCCGTGGTTTCCGTGACTTCCAACAGGGCCAATACGCACGTGCGCGTGAGGCGTTCCAAGTGGTATTGAATCTGGATCCAGAAAATGAACTGGCAAAACGTTATTACCATCTTTCGAAAATCAAATTCGATGAGTTGGTGAAATTCAATTTGATCCAGGGCAGTCGTTATCGTGAAAAGAAAAACTGGCGTATGTGCCAGTCGAATTATTCTAATGTGATTACAATGTTGCAGAACCGCAGAGATGATCCAAGTTATAAAGAAGCGAAGCAGTTTTACGAGGAATGTACTTTAAATCTGGAAGGAGGACGACTCTAA
- a CDS encoding FHA domain-containing protein, whose amino-acid sequence MAHLIVRLRGKTIYNMPLEEGRSYVAGRKEDCDIVLQPEKGISREHFKIVSENGQWTLQVISRYGEVMVNGEPTQQVTLDHGFTFTIAPYEFDFLMSSAMAQPAPAMESPSHPEGSYLPAVQSGTSGGEEKTIVGAAPTAAYIKIVDSNSDAKELIRLDEGDSWIAGRDPSCHIQIRDQRVSRRQFELRRNGNQYQIIDLGSVNGTLVNGNPISSTDLTNIRSGDAITVLDNYLFFELHDAHFQSRLDMVKVAPPNPLVQMSHNPVPAEYDQQYGIAPYQQQGGVPMQYQGYGQMPGPVAPAPEVKPKFDFQKHRPKLMIGAVALLVVVYLVKGGDKDTAPVGAPGTVAAPGSPQEVFNKLKPEQQSLIRQRYKDAKNLYMQGKYQLAQDEIVKIHELVPDYEDTKEIQRLAKEAIYLEQEKIRIQQIEAAKAEAEQKILAQTAICQKKLNPNITMDEMENCLTSVLQFNPDHPKILDLKSQVEALTTAREVKKAANAEYAARVARLKAIYDKAQALHKVGKKPLDIIDAYSKVTSSSLPDPNGYKGMAGRSIASVRNQMNQKIKGSLEKADKFYQNGNLKDAIGALREAKAIDPENPEVPPRIEKMVLELRKQMMALYQEGILEESFGNVDGGESKAGAKEKWKKILELDISDGEYYKKAYIKLKKYGAM is encoded by the coding sequence ATGGCACATCTTATAGTTCGTCTTCGTGGAAAGACAATATATAACATGCCTCTGGAAGAGGGCCGTTCGTATGTGGCAGGCCGTAAAGAGGACTGTGACATCGTTCTGCAACCTGAAAAAGGCATTTCCCGTGAGCACTTTAAAATAGTCTCTGAAAATGGTCAGTGGACTTTGCAAGTGATTTCTCGTTACGGCGAAGTGATGGTGAATGGTGAGCCGACTCAGCAAGTGACTTTGGACCATGGCTTTACTTTTACCATTGCACCTTATGAGTTTGATTTCCTGATGTCTTCAGCAATGGCGCAACCAGCTCCTGCGATGGAATCCCCATCGCATCCTGAGGGCAGTTACTTGCCTGCAGTTCAAAGTGGAACTTCAGGTGGCGAGGAAAAAACCATTGTCGGGGCGGCTCCGACAGCGGCCTATATTAAAATTGTTGATTCCAATAGTGACGCGAAAGAATTGATCCGTTTGGATGAGGGCGATTCCTGGATTGCAGGACGAGATCCTTCTTGTCATATACAGATTCGTGACCAACGTGTCAGCCGTCGCCAATTTGAACTTCGTCGCAATGGCAATCAATACCAAATTATTGATTTGGGCAGTGTGAATGGAACTTTGGTTAACGGGAACCCGATTTCATCCACAGATTTGACGAATATCCGCAGTGGCGATGCCATTACGGTTTTGGATAATTATTTATTCTTTGAATTGCACGATGCTCACTTCCAAAGTCGTTTGGATATGGTGAAGGTGGCTCCGCCAAATCCTTTGGTGCAGATGTCGCATAATCCAGTGCCTGCAGAGTATGATCAGCAATACGGCATCGCTCCTTATCAACAGCAAGGTGGCGTGCCGATGCAGTATCAGGGTTACGGTCAAATGCCGGGCCCTGTGGCGCCAGCTCCTGAAGTAAAGCCTAAATTCGACTTCCAAAAGCATCGTCCAAAATTGATGATCGGTGCAGTGGCGTTGTTAGTTGTCGTGTATCTGGTTAAAGGTGGCGATAAAGATACAGCTCCAGTGGGTGCACCGGGCACAGTGGCAGCTCCGGGTTCTCCTCAGGAAGTATTTAATAAATTGAAGCCTGAACAGCAGTCTTTGATCCGTCAACGTTATAAAGATGCCAAAAATCTTTATATGCAAGGTAAGTATCAATTGGCTCAGGATGAAATCGTTAAGATTCACGAATTGGTTCCTGATTACGAAGACACGAAAGAGATTCAACGCTTGGCTAAAGAGGCGATTTATTTAGAGCAGGAAAAAATTCGTATTCAGCAGATCGAAGCTGCCAAAGCTGAGGCTGAGCAAAAAATTTTGGCTCAAACAGCTATCTGCCAAAAAAAGCTCAATCCAAATATCACGATGGATGAGATGGAGAATTGCTTAACATCTGTTTTGCAATTCAATCCGGATCATCCGAAAATCCTGGATTTGAAATCCCAAGTGGAAGCTTTGACGACTGCTCGTGAAGTGAAGAAAGCAGCCAATGCGGAATATGCGGCAAGGGTTGCGCGTCTAAAAGCGATCTATGACAAGGCTCAAGCCCTCCATAAAGTGGGCAAAAAGCCTTTGGACATCATTGATGCTTATTCGAAGGTGACAAGCTCATCACTCCCAGATCCGAATGGTTATAAGGGGATGGCGGGAAGAAGTATCGCTTCCGTTCGTAATCAGATGAACCAAAAGATCAAAGGCAGTTTGGAAAAAGCTGACAAGTTCTACCAAAATGGAAATCTTAAAGATGCCATCGGTGCCTTAAGAGAAGCGAAAGCTATTGATCCAGAAAATCCAGAGGTCCCACCAAGAATCGAAAAGATGGTGTTGGAACTTCGTAAGCAAATGATGGCTCTTTATCAAGAAGGTATTCTTGAAGAAAGCTTTGGTAACGTCGATGGTGGCGAGTCCAAAGCTGGTGCCAAAGAGAAATGGAAGAAAATCCTGGAGCTCGATATTTCTGACGGCGAGTACTATAAGAAAGCCTATATCAAGCTTAAGAAATACGGAGCTATGTAA
- a CDS encoding sulfatase-like hydrolase/transferase: protein MQRIILAFALCVLSLVQIGCQSSDKSSILIIAADNLAVSDISCSPDTISGTKSGFQLLCNESVRFTHAFTTSTLSAPALSSIMTGLYPYEHNVRHNGAPGLAPEFELASEIAVHQEYRTSFFTGGPPIFRRSGLNQGFELFDDSLVPGFSNLFRPFKKNANSFMQWLRHDVGNGPFFSVLYAPDLQFTNTITTTELGETRNLSFESQIDEFDESLHELFMQMKTARRWDNTTVILVGLSGHENGDHRDLSTLNLHSENTQVALFIKPAQKKKTDQPIYWKVDQNVNLADLGKTLFEILGESVVENDNSDFPAHSLAGVLKSPVADWAEDRPFVLESGWSLWRNAGPLRTAAISHHVLYINDANPKLFNTLVDRMELNPLPLLQQSLLPTTNRIQALLKKNQFPSFTPPNEEWMARLSIPYDRWTRADQEPLLLRDLKRLSSSNNYHSLNILNWTAQVALNQKDWETLRTLGKKNNVTLWQYVADKNLNAKNLKNTDSCVELLSIKEIDSSHLKDCNDNLFIELVDWLRSDIRGLSKETQRKKFERSFKNYMLDQEIQRSNIALGMIWDTARENNYAPSRAELALHLPEYAKIRAQVYKSLATIDQEE from the coding sequence ATGCAGAGAATCATTTTAGCCTTCGCACTATGCGTATTGAGCCTGGTCCAGATTGGTTGCCAATCAAGTGACAAGAGTTCAATTCTTATTATCGCTGCAGACAATCTTGCAGTGTCGGATATCTCTTGTTCTCCTGACACCATCTCCGGCACTAAGTCTGGTTTTCAATTGCTTTGCAACGAGTCAGTTCGTTTTACTCACGCGTTTACGACTTCAACTTTGAGCGCACCCGCGTTGAGTTCTATTATGACGGGTCTTTATCCTTATGAACATAATGTGCGACACAATGGCGCGCCGGGTTTGGCCCCCGAGTTTGAACTCGCATCAGAAATTGCCGTTCATCAGGAATATCGCACCAGTTTTTTCACGGGCGGCCCACCCATCTTTCGCCGTTCGGGATTAAATCAGGGTTTCGAACTATTTGATGACTCCCTGGTTCCGGGATTCTCGAATCTATTTCGTCCCTTTAAAAAGAATGCAAATAGCTTCATGCAGTGGCTTCGCCATGATGTAGGCAACGGCCCATTCTTCAGTGTTCTTTATGCACCCGATTTGCAATTCACCAATACCATTACCACAACAGAACTGGGTGAAACTCGAAACTTAAGTTTTGAATCGCAAATCGATGAGTTCGACGAAAGCCTTCACGAGTTATTTATGCAGATGAAAACGGCTCGTCGCTGGGATAACACCACAGTGATTTTGGTGGGGTTAAGCGGTCATGAAAACGGCGACCACCGCGATCTTTCGACTTTGAATTTACATTCTGAAAACACTCAAGTGGCGCTTTTCATCAAGCCTGCGCAAAAAAAGAAAACAGATCAGCCGATTTACTGGAAAGTCGACCAAAACGTAAATCTGGCAGACCTGGGCAAAACGCTTTTTGAAATTCTTGGGGAAAGCGTCGTGGAAAATGACAACAGTGATTTCCCGGCTCACTCTTTGGCGGGTGTTTTGAAATCCCCTGTGGCGGACTGGGCAGAAGATCGGCCTTTTGTTTTGGAATCAGGTTGGTCTTTGTGGAGAAATGCGGGTCCTTTACGTACGGCTGCGATTTCTCACCATGTTTTGTACATCAACGATGCGAATCCGAAGCTATTCAACACACTTGTGGACCGCATGGAGTTAAATCCTTTGCCGCTTTTGCAACAAAGTTTGTTGCCTACCACAAATCGCATCCAGGCATTGCTTAAGAAAAATCAATTCCCTTCATTCACTCCTCCAAATGAAGAGTGGATGGCAAGATTAAGCATTCCTTATGATCGTTGGACCCGCGCGGATCAAGAGCCTTTGTTGCTTCGCGATTTAAAACGTCTGAGCAGCAGTAACAATTACCACAGCCTGAACATTCTAAATTGGACAGCCCAGGTCGCATTGAACCAAAAAGACTGGGAAACTTTGCGCACTTTGGGCAAGAAAAACAATGTGACTCTGTGGCAGTACGTCGCTGACAAAAATCTCAATGCAAAAAATCTGAAAAACACCGATTCCTGCGTAGAGCTCCTATCAATCAAAGAAATCGACAGCTCGCATTTGAAAGACTGTAATGACAATCTTTTTATCGAGTTGGTGGATTGGCTTCGTTCGGATATTCGCGGACTTTCCAAAGAAACCCAGCGCAAAAAATTCGAACGCTCCTTTAAGAACTATATGCTGGATCAGGAAATCCAGCGCAGCAATATCGCTTTAGGAATGATCTGGGATACGGCAAGAGAAAATAACTATGCACCATCGCGCGCAGAATTAGCCTTGCACCTTCCGGAATATGCAAAAATTCGCGCACAGGTTTATAAATCCCTGGCTACAATTGATCAGGAAGAATAG
- a CDS encoding MotA/TolQ/ExbB proton channel family protein, protein MLAEKIFGVAHLADQVVLWLLLVLSILSIGMILERFFALRKVSNESQRVRAKIKLALQSNSVEDIEDLAKDPDSLEGRAAGQAMKYLRTSGSKGLEEIFNTIALSERPDLERYLNFLATLGSNAPYIGLFGTVLGIMKAFNDLATAAEAGQQTVMAGISMALVATAAGLFVAIPAVIAYNYYSKQVRGIFNSLESVKELCLAYAKKKGI, encoded by the coding sequence ATGCTTGCAGAGAAAATTTTTGGTGTTGCTCATTTGGCCGATCAGGTTGTGTTGTGGTTATTGCTTGTTCTCAGCATTTTAAGTATCGGCATGATTCTTGAGAGATTTTTTGCTTTAAGAAAAGTTTCTAATGAATCTCAACGTGTTAGAGCGAAAATCAAGCTAGCATTACAAAGCAACAGTGTTGAAGACATTGAAGATCTTGCGAAAGATCCAGATTCTTTGGAGGGTCGCGCAGCTGGTCAAGCAATGAAATACTTGCGTACTTCTGGCAGCAAAGGTTTGGAAGAAATCTTTAACACGATTGCTCTTTCTGAACGCCCTGATTTGGAAAGATATTTGAACTTCTTGGCAACATTGGGATCGAATGCACCTTATATCGGTTTGTTCGGTACAGTTTTGGGTATTATGAAAGCCTTCAATGACTTAGCGACTGCTGCAGAGGCAGGTCAGCAAACGGTGATGGCCGGGATTTCAATGGCCCTTGTTGCAACAGCAGCCGGCCTTTTCGTAGCGATTCCAGCAGTTATTGCTTACAACTACTACAGCAAACAAGTGCGCGGTATCTTCAACTCTTTGGAGAGTGTGAAGGAATTGTGCCTTGCTTACGCTAAGAAAAAAGGTATCTAA
- a CDS encoding biopolymer transporter ExbD produces MAMKNGENNDAISDINVVPLVDIILVVLIIFMVTAPMFIKPSINVNLPKAASGDQTAPSKLNISLTADGRINLNGTFVNEEAVRAKATEEVTKNTEVQAIISADKDVPHGKVVGLLDIVKSAGVKKFAISIDKK; encoded by the coding sequence ATGGCAATGAAGAATGGTGAAAACAACGATGCCATATCGGACATTAACGTTGTCCCTTTGGTCGATATCATCCTGGTGGTTCTGATCATCTTCATGGTGACGGCTCCAATGTTCATCAAGCCTTCGATTAACGTTAATTTGCCAAAAGCCGCTAGCGGTGATCAAACGGCCCCAAGCAAATTGAACATCTCGTTAACAGCGGATGGTCGTATTAATCTGAACGGAACATTCGTAAATGAAGAAGCGGTCCGCGCGAAAGCGACTGAGGAAGTGACTAAAAACACGGAAGTTCAGGCGATCATTTCCGCCGATAAAGACGTTCCACATGGTAAGGTGGTCGGGTTGCTCGACATCGTGAAGTCAGCCGGAGTCAAAAAATTCGCGATCAGTATCGATAAAAAATAA